TGCTACTTTGGCTACTGCAAAATTTAACGTTTCAATCTCTGTTTCCCGTTTGTTGAGGATATCCTGGTAGGTAGATATCTTTTGCCCGTCGGACATTTTACTTATCATCAGCACGTTTTCCAATACATCGTGCTCTGTTAACTGGATGTTATTCTGGTTGGCTACCTCAACGCATTCAGCAATTACCGTTTTGGCTATCTGTAAGGCTGCTTCATTGCGGTGGAATACACCATTATCAATCTCGAGCAACGGGCATATCGAATTAAATACGCAATTGCTGATCGCTTTTTTCCAGATCACCGTTTGAATGTTCGCCTCGGCCCTAAATGAAAATACATCGGTATTCAGTTCATCAACAATACTATCCAGGTTATCAAATGAGCTTTTAATAACCCCGATGGGTGATGATGCAACCGGCCTGAACTTTACTTTATTGTTTGAAACCGATTGGCTGGTTACAAACAGTACACACCGGTATAATTCGGTAAAGCCCGCGCCGATAAAACTATCTTCAATATGAAGGCCGTTTTGAAGAAACACGATGGGCGAGTGTTTTGCTTTAAATTTGAGTTTTTCTGCCAGTTCCTGGTTGCCGAATGATTTGTTGGTTAACAGGATAAGCCCATCAAGCTGCTTATAATTATTTAGGGTGCTGATGGTTACTTCGGCCTGCAGTGTATTGTTTTCCGTTTCTATCTCCAGCAATTCGCGGCTGGCGGGCTTATCATCTACGCTGCCGCGCAGTATGGTAACCTTTTTGCCTTTTAGGGTTAGGGCCACTGCCAAAGCCTTGGCAACAACGCCATTACCTATAATGTATATGTTTGTATCAACCTTTATAGTTTGCTCAGATACTGATTCCATAACGTTTTAATTTGTATAGTTTTAACAGACCACCCACATTTAGTTATTTAGCTGCAATTCCATCTGGATGTTGCAACGCTCGTAAGGCGTAAACCGGCCAACCACTTTTTTAAATCCTAATTTTTGATACAGGCTGATGGCTTGTTTAAGCATGGTATTGCTTTCAAGATAAAGTGTGTTGCCACCCCGGGCTTTGGCGCGTTGGGCAATGGCCTTGCCCAACAGCCAACCTATGCCTTTGCCATGTACTTTGGGCGAAACCGCCATTTTTGCCAATTCATAATCATATTCGGGATCGTCCATTTTAAGCAGTGCACATACGCCCACAGGTTCGCCTTTGTACAGGGCAACCAGTATTTCGCCGCCCTTGTTTAAAATGTATTCCTGCGGATGATCGAGCGATTGGTAGTCTTTTTCTTCCATTTTAAAGTAGGTGCTTATCCACTCCACGTTAAGTTCGCGGAATGCCTTACTATATTGCTCTTCAAAAGGTACAATCGTAACGTCGCGGCCCTCTCTTAATTTTTTCTCGTCCTGAACCCGCTTTAACAGCGATTTTTGTTCGAGCATAAATTCCCACTCGCCGATGGCCTCCCACAGGTTGTGCCGCGTATTATCCAAAATGCCTTCTACCGCGTTTTTGACATCAACCAACTGGTACTGCAGTTTTTCATTAACTTGTTTCCCCTTGTCAGATAGCGAGAGTACATTCCTGCGGCCGTCATTGGCGTCTTTGCCTTCCGTTACCAGTCCCTTCTTCACCATCTCGGATACAATTTTGCTAACAGAAGGGTGGGAGTGCCCGATATGCTGGGCAATTTCGGTTATGTTGAAGCTCCCTTGTGATAAGGTATAAAAAACAGGAAACCACTTGGGCTGCATGTCAATTCCAAACATCCGGTAAATGTTTGCGGCATCGTCTGTAATCTTTTCCTGGAGCATTCGCAGCCTGCTGCCAATGCCCGCTTTCCCAACTGAATTAAAGAATGAATTTTCCATTAAAACAAATTACGTAATTAGTTACGTAATTTGCAAACTGTAATTAAAACGGAAAACTAACTGGTATCAAAATAAAGTTTTAAAATAGATTTATTTAATCAGGCCGTCTGTAAAATGGGGAGCATATCGCCCTACAGGATGCGTAGATGAAATTGTGCTTAGCTGATTATTTCCTTCTCTAACAAGCCAATAATCAGCCTAATTTCTTCCTCAATTTCGTTTACAAGGGTTTGTGTGTTTTCCAGTATAAAAACAGGCATATGCTCCAGTTCCCTGGCCAGTTTGGCCAGGTGGTTTAAGCCGGCAGTTACCGCGGTGCCGTACAGTTTATGTCCATGTAAATTTAATTTCTTCAAATCACCAGCCTTTAAGTCTAATTGTAACATTGAAATTGACTCTGTTAACTCAACTTTTGTCAGGCTAAGTAATTCCTTTAAAATCTCATCGTCATCACCAAAATAGCTCCTTACATGTTGTACGTCAAAGTGTACAGGTGTGCTAACCGGTAAATCCGGACCTGGTTCGGGCGCTTCGGAGGAGCCAAAGGAATGCAGCCACTTTTGAAACACAGCCAATATGGTTTCTTCAACTACTGGCTTAACAACAAAATCGTCCATCCCTGCTTCCAGGCATTTTTCCCTTTCGCTTTTTACGTTGCCAGCCGTTAAGGCAATAATAGGTATTTGGCGGCCGTGCTGTATTGCACGGATTTGCCGGGTGGCTTCGTACCCATTCATCTCAGGCATCTGGACATCCATTAAAATTAAATCGGGCCGGT
The genomic region above belongs to Mucilaginibacter sp. KACC 22773 and contains:
- a CDS encoding ketopantoate reductase family protein is translated as MESVSEQTIKVDTNIYIIGNGVVAKALAVALTLKGKKVTILRGSVDDKPASRELLEIETENNTLQAEVTISTLNNYKQLDGLILLTNKSFGNQELAEKLKFKAKHSPIVFLQNGLHIEDSFIGAGFTELYRCVLFVTSQSVSNNKVKFRPVASSPIGVIKSSFDNLDSIVDELNTDVFSFRAEANIQTVIWKKAISNCVFNSICPLLEIDNGVFHRNEAALQIAKTVIAECVEVANQNNIQLTEHDVLENVLMISKMSDGQKISTYQDILNKRETEIETLNFAVAKVAQVSGSAKVPVTTLLGEMTKLKSELFRM
- a CDS encoding bifunctional helix-turn-helix transcriptional regulator/GNAT family N-acetyltransferase, which encodes MENSFFNSVGKAGIGSRLRMLQEKITDDAANIYRMFGIDMQPKWFPVFYTLSQGSFNITEIAQHIGHSHPSVSKIVSEMVKKGLVTEGKDANDGRRNVLSLSDKGKQVNEKLQYQLVDVKNAVEGILDNTRHNLWEAIGEWEFMLEQKSLLKRVQDEKKLREGRDVTIVPFEEQYSKAFRELNVEWISTYFKMEEKDYQSLDHPQEYILNKGGEILVALYKGEPVGVCALLKMDDPEYDYELAKMAVSPKVHGKGIGWLLGKAIAQRAKARGGNTLYLESNTMLKQAISLYQKLGFKKVVGRFTPYERCNIQMELQLNN